The following nucleotide sequence is from Candidatus Binatia bacterium.
CGTTTGAGCAACTTCGGCACAGCAAACACCGGGCCGATCCCCATCTCGTCCGGCTCGCACCCGGCAAACACGCAACCGCGGAAAAAGCCGAGCGGCTCGATGCCGAGTTGTTGCGCGCGTTCCGTGGACATGAGCACGACCACCGCCGCACCGTCGGCAAACTGCGAGGCGTTGCCGGCGGTCACCGTGCCGCCCTCTTTGAATGCAGGCGGCAGTTTGGCGAGCGCCTCGAGGGTCGTGTCGGGGCGATTGCACTCGTCGCGATCGACGGTGACGGTTTTCATCGAGCGTTCGCCGGTGGCTTTGTCCACCACTTCCATTTGCACCGTCATCGGCACGATTTCATCCTTGAACTTTCCCGCCTTTTGTGCCGCGGCGGTGCGTTGTTGCGAGAGCAAGGCGTACTGGTCTTGCGCTTCGCGGCTAATTTTGTAGCGCTCGGCCACCACCTCGGCCGTAAGGCCCATGGGCATATAAATCTCGCGCTTGTGGTCGAGCAGCCACGGGTTGAACAGGTCCTTCTTGTTGAAGTCGTTTTGCAGCATGGTGATGGACTCGAGCCCGCCGGCTACCACAGCGTCCGCTCCTTCGAGTTGGATCATATGGGCGGCCACCATGACGGCGTTCAGGCCCGAGGAGCAAAAGCGGCTCACCGTGCCGCCAGGGATGTCGACCGGCAGTCCGGCCATGATGGCAACGTTGCGGCCGACGTTGAACCCTTGCGGGCCCTCGGGAAAGCCCGTGCCCATGATCACATCGTCAATCTCCCGCACGTCGAGCTGCGGGACTTTTTTCAGCGCTTCGCGCACGCAGTGCGCGGCCATGTCGTCCGGACGCGTCTTGTTGAACGACCCACGGAACGACTTTGCCAAGCCCGTGCGCGCCACGGCAACGATTGCGGCTTCTTTCATGTCTCGCTCCTTTACCCTGGGAAAACTCCAGCCTACTTTCTCCACCCCCCTCATGGAATTCAAGCGCAGTCAGCGCTTCTGTTCCGGTTATGGGGGCGTTAGCCTTGGCCGGGATGCGTTGGCATAGCTGGGTTCGAACCCTTAGTGCAACCGCGGCGTTGGCAGCAGTCGGCGTGTGGGCGCTCGCGGCGCCGGCGGCGGAAAAGACCATCCACGTGCCCGTGGAGCTTCCGCCGGCTCTGGTGCGCGAGGCGCTGATGGCGCAGTTGTTCACCACGGCCACCGGCAAA
It contains:
- a CDS encoding acetyl-CoA C-acyltransferase; its protein translation is MKEAAIVAVARTGLAKSFRGSFNKTRPDDMAAHCVREALKKVPQLDVREIDDVIMGTGFPEGPQGFNVGRNVAIMAGLPVDIPGGTVSRFCSSGLNAVMVAAHMIQLEGADAVVAGGLESITMLQNDFNKKDLFNPWLLDHKREIYMPMGLTAEVVAERYKISREAQDQYALLSQQRTAAAQKAGKFKDEIVPMTVQMEVVDKATGERSMKTVTVDRDECNRPDTTLEALAKLPPAFKEGGTVTAGNASQFADGAAVVVLMSTERAQQLGIEPLGFFRGCVFAGCEPDEMGIGPVFAVPKLLKRHGKKLDDIDIIELNEAFASQVVYCRDRLGIDPEKLNPNGGSISIGHPYGMTGARLTGHILLELRRRKQRWGVVTMCIGGGMGAAALLEANV